A genomic stretch from Photobacterium atrarenae includes:
- a CDS encoding FKBP-type peptidyl-prolyl cis-trans isomerase, translating into MLKILITIAIVALVIFFIQRSNSNKQAAAEQIEASKTFLAENQQQDGVKTTASGLQYLVLQAGTGTVHPKASDKVTVHYHGTLIDGTVFDSSVERGKTIQFGLGQVIKGWTEGLQLMVEGEKTRFFIPAELAYGNRGVGKIPPGSVLIFDVELIKIN; encoded by the coding sequence GTGCTAAAAATTCTGATCACCATTGCCATCGTCGCACTCGTCATTTTCTTTATTCAGCGCTCAAACAGCAATAAACAGGCTGCTGCAGAGCAGATTGAAGCGAGCAAAACATTCCTGGCCGAAAACCAGCAACAAGACGGTGTGAAAACCACTGCGTCCGGACTACAGTATTTAGTGTTGCAAGCAGGAACCGGCACCGTTCACCCCAAAGCTTCGGATAAAGTGACCGTTCACTATCACGGTACGCTGATTGACGGCACCGTCTTTGACAGCTCGGTCGAGCGCGGCAAAACCATTCAATTTGGCTTAGGGCAAGTGATCAAAGGCTGGACGGAAGGATTGCAGCTGATGGTGGAAGGCGAAAAGACCCGCTTCTTTATTCCGGCTGAGCTGGCCTACGGCAACCGCGGCGTCGGAAAAATCCCGCCAGGCTCGGTGCTGATCTTTGATGTTGAGCTGATCAAGATCAACTAA
- a CDS encoding GNAT family N-acetyltransferase produces MKLDFELSTARLCCRPYKSVDLFALVDAVQSSVAALSPWVGWCHETYDQHDASAWINASRQNWQNDICYELALFERRDNQLVGSVSLNHLSPVLNAAELGYWIRTSAQQQGYATEACQAITRFAFNTLGLTRLEIVTHTDNLASQHTALACKARFECTARNRIYDSGTPCDGIVFSLIPDDIHLKRS; encoded by the coding sequence ATGAAACTGGACTTCGAACTCTCCACGGCCCGCTTATGCTGCCGCCCTTATAAATCCGTCGATCTCTTTGCCCTGGTCGATGCAGTCCAAAGCTCAGTGGCAGCGCTCAGTCCCTGGGTCGGCTGGTGTCACGAAACCTACGATCAGCACGACGCCAGTGCCTGGATTAACGCCAGCCGGCAAAACTGGCAGAACGACATTTGTTACGAGCTGGCGCTGTTTGAACGTCGGGACAACCAACTCGTCGGCAGTGTTTCGCTCAATCACCTTTCACCGGTGCTCAATGCAGCCGAGCTGGGCTACTGGATCCGTACCTCAGCCCAGCAGCAGGGTTACGCGACCGAAGCCTGCCAGGCCATCACCCGCTTTGCATTTAATACTCTGGGCCTGACCCGGCTGGAAATCGTCACCCATACCGATAACCTTGCCAGCCAGCATACCGCGCTGGCCTGCAAAGCCCGATTTGAATGCACCGCCAGAAACCGGATTTATGATAGCGGCACGCCCTGCGACGGCATCGTATTTTCCCTCATCCCCGACGATATTCACCTTAAGCGATCGTGA
- a CDS encoding peptidoglycan binding protein CsiV, translating to MKNLIYLLLLAVSWPSLAARQFDIEVILFKRNIEPAQAGEAWPDQPPPLNLKGTISFDDSERLAAREISVMPAGQYQLTAQYNKLKSHAGFSPLAHFGWRQGDLSKAAAPKFYLTAGRDFSDQYLPDGSSKAALANRQATDAQAPVTNKPVSGIPATAEQASSATETPFAAEPAAPLYELEGQIRVYVQHYLFTEANLDLREPSRREIIVGTEPLDLENELLNEESNVQVGHLQKVEKKVEVEEFLKSYRFEQQRKMRSGETHYFDHPLMGMVVQIRRVE from the coding sequence TTGAAAAATCTGATTTATTTGCTGCTGCTCGCGGTCAGTTGGCCCAGCCTGGCAGCACGACAATTTGACATTGAAGTGATTCTGTTCAAGCGCAATATTGAACCGGCCCAGGCCGGTGAAGCCTGGCCGGATCAGCCGCCGCCGCTGAACCTCAAAGGCACCATTTCCTTTGATGACAGCGAGCGACTGGCAGCCAGGGAGATCAGCGTGATGCCTGCCGGCCAGTATCAACTGACTGCGCAATACAATAAGCTGAAGAGCCATGCAGGGTTTAGTCCACTGGCCCACTTCGGCTGGCGCCAGGGGGATCTGAGCAAAGCCGCTGCGCCAAAATTCTATCTGACGGCCGGTCGCGATTTCTCCGATCAGTACCTGCCGGATGGCAGCTCTAAAGCCGCGCTCGCAAACCGTCAGGCTACCGATGCCCAAGCGCCGGTGACTAACAAGCCGGTATCCGGTATCCCGGCCACCGCGGAGCAGGCAAGTAGCGCGACGGAAACCCCATTTGCAGCAGAGCCGGCAGCGCCGCTCTATGAGCTGGAAGGTCAAATCCGGGTCTATGTGCAACATTACCTGTTTACCGAAGCCAACCTTGATCTGCGTGAGCCGAGCCGCCGCGAGATCATTGTCGGTACCGAGCCGCTGGATTTGGAAAACGAATTGCTCAATGAAGAGAGCAATGTCCAGGTCGGCCATTTACAAAAGGTCGAGAAAAAAGTAGAAGTCGAAGAGTTCCTGAAAAGCTACCGCTTTGAACAGCAGCGCAAAATGCGTAGTGGTGAAACCCACTACTTTGATCACCCGCTGATGGGCATGGTGGTTCAGATCCGCCGGGTCGAATAA
- the mfd gene encoding transcription-repair coupling factor, with protein MKPDLLLSLPLPGKPGDNRFVGNVSGAALALSIAELAEAHSGPVLTVVPDTQTALRLQPEVSQFTTQEVSVFPDWETLPYDNFSPHQDIISDRLARLYRLPTQADGIILVPISTLLQRLTPREFIHQHALMVSNGDRLSLEKLRMQLEAAGYRHVDQVMEHGEYASRGSLLDLFPMGSNQPYRIDFFDDEVDSIRQFEPETQRSTGEIEQIHLLPAHEFPTDEMAVENFRMRWRERFEARREPESIYQQVSKRTWPAGIEYWQPLFFERTETLFDYLPGTSLLLTVGELEPAIDQFLGDAAYRYDQRRVDPLRPLLSPAELWLSKEEMFAGFKQLPQVRLRREPEPEKAGRCNPAIAPVPALTINHQLKEPLAELRRFAEQFSGKIVFSVASEGRREALLDLLARIKLRPLVCRSLYDAMAAPDKFTLVIGAAEQGFMLEEPTMVLICESDLLGERVVQRRRQEDKKSVNTDTIIRNLAELQIGQPVVHLDHGIGRYQGLQTLEAGGLKTEYVTLEYQGGAKLYVPVASLHLISRYSGGAEETAPIHKLGGETWAKARKRAAEKVRDVAAELLDVYAKREMKPGFKFSLDREAYADFCTGFPFEETHDQALAINAVLSDMCQAKAMDRLVCGDVGFGKTEVAMRAAFVAVDNNKQVTVLVPTTLLAQQHFENFRDRFANTPVRVEVLSRFKTAKEQKQILADVAEGKIDILIGTHKLLNASVKYQDLGLLIVDEEHRFGVRQKEKIKSLRADVDILTLTATPIPRTLNMAMSGMRDLSIIATPPSRRLAIKTFVREHEDMLVREAALREIMRGGQVYFLHNDVDSIEKTAEDLAKLIPEARITFAHGQMRERELEKIMSDFYHQRFNLLVCTTIIETGIDVPTANTIIINRADHLGLAQLHQLRGRVGRSHHQAYAYMLTPHPKRMTKDAVKRLEAIASLEDLGAGFTLATHDLEIRGAGELLGDEQSGQIQSVGFTLFMEMLEQAVDALKAGKEPSLDDLLREQTEVELRLPALLPDDYIPDINTRLSLYKRIASADNDTALGELKVELIDRFGLLPDAASNLLTLNKLKLKAADIGVRRIEAGDKGGYIEFAQNASIDPGFLVGLLQSQPQHYRMEGPTKLKMMAPMSGNDKRIQYVDGLLTKLAENTL; from the coding sequence ATGAAACCAGATTTACTCCTTTCGCTCCCTCTGCCCGGCAAGCCGGGGGATAACCGATTCGTCGGCAATGTTTCCGGTGCCGCGCTGGCCTTGTCGATAGCCGAACTGGCCGAGGCCCATTCAGGCCCGGTGCTGACCGTTGTCCCGGATACCCAAACCGCCTTGCGCCTTCAGCCGGAAGTCAGCCAGTTTACCACGCAGGAAGTCAGCGTTTTTCCGGACTGGGAAACCCTGCCCTACGACAACTTCTCGCCGCACCAGGACATTATTTCTGATCGCCTGGCCCGATTGTACCGGCTGCCGACGCAAGCCGACGGGATTATCCTGGTCCCGATCAGCACCCTGCTCCAGCGCCTGACGCCGCGTGAGTTCATTCACCAGCATGCCCTGATGGTCAGCAACGGCGATCGCCTGTCGCTGGAAAAACTGCGGATGCAACTCGAAGCCGCCGGCTATCGCCATGTTGACCAGGTGATGGAACACGGCGAGTATGCCAGCCGGGGCTCGCTGCTGGATCTGTTCCCGATGGGCAGCAACCAGCCGTACCGGATCGATTTTTTTGATGATGAAGTTGACTCCATTCGCCAGTTTGAGCCGGAAACCCAGCGCTCAACCGGTGAGATCGAGCAGATCCACCTGCTGCCGGCCCACGAGTTCCCGACCGACGAAATGGCGGTGGAGAACTTCCGCATGCGCTGGCGTGAGCGCTTCGAAGCCCGCCGCGAGCCGGAATCCATTTACCAGCAGGTTAGTAAGCGGACCTGGCCGGCCGGGATTGAGTACTGGCAGCCACTGTTTTTCGAGCGGACCGAAACCCTGTTTGACTACCTGCCCGGTACCAGCCTGCTGCTGACGGTTGGCGAGCTGGAACCGGCCATCGACCAGTTCCTCGGCGATGCGGCGTACCGTTATGATCAGCGCCGGGTCGACCCACTGCGCCCGCTGCTCAGCCCCGCCGAGCTATGGCTGAGCAAAGAAGAGATGTTCGCCGGCTTCAAGCAACTGCCGCAAGTGCGGCTGCGTCGTGAGCCGGAGCCGGAGAAAGCCGGGCGCTGTAATCCGGCCATCGCGCCGGTGCCTGCACTGACCATCAACCACCAGCTGAAAGAGCCGCTGGCAGAACTCCGCCGCTTTGCCGAGCAGTTCAGCGGCAAAATTGTGTTCTCGGTCGCCTCCGAAGGCCGTCGTGAAGCCCTGCTCGATTTGCTGGCTCGGATCAAGCTGCGGCCGCTGGTATGCCGCTCGCTGTATGACGCCATGGCAGCACCGGACAAGTTCACGCTGGTGATCGGCGCCGCCGAGCAAGGCTTCATGCTTGAAGAGCCAACCATGGTGCTGATCTGTGAAAGCGATCTGCTGGGTGAGCGTGTGGTCCAGCGCCGCCGTCAGGAAGATAAAAAGAGCGTCAATACCGATACCATTATCCGCAACCTTGCCGAGCTGCAAATCGGCCAGCCGGTCGTTCACCTGGATCACGGTATCGGCCGCTACCAGGGCCTGCAAACCCTGGAAGCCGGCGGCCTGAAAACAGAATACGTGACCTTGGAATACCAGGGAGGCGCCAAACTGTATGTTCCTGTGGCTTCGCTTCATCTGATCAGCCGCTATTCCGGTGGTGCTGAAGAGACGGCGCCGATCCACAAACTGGGCGGCGAAACCTGGGCCAAAGCACGCAAGAGAGCCGCGGAAAAAGTGCGCGACGTTGCGGCAGAACTGCTCGACGTCTATGCCAAGCGCGAAATGAAACCGGGCTTTAAGTTCAGCCTGGATCGCGAAGCTTACGCCGACTTCTGCACCGGCTTCCCGTTCGAAGAAACCCATGATCAGGCGCTGGCGATCAACGCTGTGCTGTCGGACATGTGCCAGGCCAAAGCCATGGACCGCCTGGTGTGTGGCGATGTCGGCTTCGGCAAAACCGAAGTGGCGATGCGGGCGGCATTTGTCGCGGTCGACAACAATAAGCAGGTCACCGTGCTGGTGCCGACCACCCTGCTGGCCCAGCAACATTTCGAGAACTTCCGCGACCGTTTTGCCAACACCCCGGTACGGGTCGAGGTGCTGTCGCGCTTTAAAACCGCCAAGGAGCAGAAGCAGATTCTGGCCGATGTCGCCGAAGGCAAGATCGACATTCTGATCGGCACCCACAAGCTGCTGAACGCCTCGGTAAAATACCAGGATCTCGGTCTGCTGATTGTCGACGAAGAGCACCGCTTCGGGGTACGCCAGAAAGAGAAGATAAAATCGCTGCGGGCGGATGTCGATATCCTGACCCTCACCGCGACACCGATCCCGCGGACCCTGAATATGGCCATGAGCGGGATGCGGGATCTGTCGATTATCGCGACGCCACCGTCGCGCCGCCTGGCAATCAAGACCTTTGTCCGCGAGCACGAAGACATGCTGGTGCGCGAAGCGGCCCTGCGGGAAATTATGCGCGGCGGCCAGGTCTACTTCCTCCATAATGACGTCGACTCAATTGAGAAAACAGCCGAGGACTTGGCCAAGCTGATCCCCGAAGCGCGGATCACCTTTGCCCACGGCCAGATGCGCGAGCGCGAACTGGAGAAGATCATGAGTGACTTCTACCATCAGCGCTTCAACCTGCTGGTCTGCACCACCATTATTGAAACCGGGATTGATGTGCCGACGGCCAATACCATCATCATCAACCGGGCCGATCACCTCGGCCTGGCCCAGCTACACCAGTTACGTGGCCGGGTCGGCCGGTCGCACCACCAGGCTTACGCCTATATGCTGACGCCGCATCCGAAGCGGATGACCAAAGATGCCGTCAAGCGTCTGGAAGCCATCGCTTCGCTCGAGGATCTTGGGGCCGGCTTTACCCTGGCGACCCATGATCTGGAAATTCGCGGTGCCGGTGAATTGTTGGGCGATGAGCAGAGCGGCCAGATCCAGTCGGTCGGCTTTACCCTGTTCATGGAAATGCTGGAGCAGGCGGTCGATGCCCTCAAAGCCGGCAAAGAGCCATCGCTCGATGATCTGCTGCGTGAGCAAACCGAAGTGGAGCTGCGTTTGCCGGCGCTGCTGCCGGATGATTACATTCCAGACATCAACACCCGACTGTCGCTCTACAAGCGGATTGCCAGCGCCGACAATGATACCGCGCTAGGCGAGTTGAAAGTTGAGCTGATCGACCGCTTCGGCCTGTTGCCGGATGCGGCCAGCAACCTGCTCACTCTCAACAAGCTTAAACTCAAAGCGGCGGACATCGGGGTACGCCGGATTGAAGCCGGCGACAAAGGCGGCTATATCGAGTTTGCCCAAAATGCATCGATTGATCCGGGTTTCCTGGTCGGTCTGCTACAATCGCAACCGCAGCATTACCGGATGGAAGGTCCAACCAAGCTGAAGATGATGGCGCCGATGAGCGGCAACGACAAACGCATCCAATATGTTGACGGCCTTTTAACAAAGCTGGCTGAGAACACGCTATAA
- a CDS encoding PilZ domain-containing protein: MNQDEYFSVHAGLTINVEPLADGEHLPDASAFLQEIPPLFRVASECSGLEEGIEHSMGKLAQSDNKLLLDYLQAQNSKINLLLSYILSQQDDPAFRYTTTTFGASRLTFDATQPFTVGNYARVRLFLDKPSAAVYCYAEVMDSREKDNVFEITLKYIRLQEDDQDLLIRAALYVQQKILRQRAQQRTDNQ; encoded by the coding sequence ATGAACCAGGACGAGTATTTTTCAGTCCATGCCGGGCTGACCATCAATGTCGAGCCGCTTGCCGATGGCGAGCACCTGCCCGACGCGTCAGCATTCCTCCAGGAAATTCCGCCCCTGTTTCGTGTCGCCAGCGAGTGCTCCGGGCTCGAAGAAGGCATTGAGCACTCAATGGGCAAACTGGCCCAGAGCGATAACAAACTGCTGCTGGACTACCTTCAGGCCCAGAACAGCAAAATCAACCTGTTGCTCTCCTACATCCTGTCACAGCAGGACGATCCGGCCTTTCGTTATACCACCACAACATTCGGCGCCAGCCGGCTCACTTTTGACGCAACCCAGCCGTTCACGGTCGGCAACTATGCCCGGGTCAGGCTATTTTTAGACAAGCCGTCGGCGGCCGTCTACTGCTACGCCGAGGTGATGGATAGCCGGGAAAAAGACAATGTGTTTGAAATCACCCTGAAATATATTCGTTTGCAAGAAGACGATCAGGACCTGCTGATCCGCGCAGCCCTGTATGTTCAGCAAAAAATCCTGCGCCAGCGGGCGCAACAGCGAACCGATAATCAATAA
- the lolC gene encoding lipoprotein-releasing ABC transporter permease subunit LolC, with the protein MFHPVSFFIGLRYLRGRSGDRFSRFVSYMSTAGITIGVLALVTVLSVMNGFEQQLKSRILGVMPQAVVSQPDGRMIREATPPPSLTGLPHVSMVTPLTRSETVIQSATSLSAGMLLGVDPNLFEPLGYHIVQGKLSNLTPGSYRVIMGQSLAGELGVKVGDKVRLMVTSASQYTPIGRIPSQRNFVVEGVFNASSDVDKQLLLTNITDAGRLLRYKPNEMTGWRLFVDDPFIVSELAQQPLANDWVWSDWRQQLGQLFQAVKMEKNMMGLMLGLIIGVAAFNIISALIMVVMEKQAEVAILKTQGMTSRQILLVFIVQGASSGVIGAVAGGVLGTLLALNLNTVLSVLGVQLLMVGGSLPVVVKPVQIVIVVVGAIVLSLLATVFPSYRAASVRPAEALRYE; encoded by the coding sequence ATGTTTCATCCAGTCTCATTTTTTATTGGCTTGCGGTACCTGCGCGGGCGATCCGGGGATCGCTTCAGCCGCTTTGTCTCTTATATGTCTACGGCAGGGATCACCATTGGGGTATTGGCCCTGGTGACTGTGCTGTCGGTCATGAACGGCTTCGAGCAGCAGCTGAAGTCGCGGATTCTCGGGGTGATGCCGCAAGCTGTGGTTTCCCAGCCCGACGGGCGGATGATCCGCGAGGCAACGCCGCCGCCATCGTTGACCGGCCTGCCGCATGTCTCGATGGTCACCCCGCTGACCCGCAGTGAAACTGTGATCCAGAGTGCAACATCCCTCTCGGCCGGGATGCTGCTGGGTGTCGATCCCAATCTGTTTGAGCCGCTGGGCTATCATATCGTCCAGGGCAAGTTGTCGAACCTGACACCGGGCAGCTACCGGGTGATCATGGGCCAGTCGCTGGCCGGAGAGCTGGGAGTGAAGGTGGGGGATAAAGTCCGCCTGATGGTCACTAGCGCCAGCCAGTATACGCCGATCGGCCGGATCCCGAGCCAGCGTAATTTTGTCGTTGAAGGCGTTTTTAATGCCAGCTCAGATGTCGACAAACAGCTGCTGCTGACCAACATCACTGACGCTGGCCGCTTGCTGCGCTACAAGCCCAATGAAATGACCGGCTGGCGGTTGTTCGTTGATGATCCCTTTATTGTCAGTGAGCTGGCACAGCAACCGCTGGCCAATGACTGGGTATGGTCCGACTGGCGCCAGCAACTGGGCCAGCTGTTCCAGGCGGTGAAGATGGAAAAGAACATGATGGGCCTGATGCTGGGGCTGATCATCGGGGTGGCGGCGTTTAACATCATCTCCGCCCTGATCATGGTGGTAATGGAGAAGCAGGCGGAGGTGGCGATCCTTAAAACCCAGGGGATGACCAGCCGCCAGATTTTGCTGGTGTTTATCGTTCAGGGCGCTAGCAGCGGGGTCATTGGCGCTGTTGCCGGCGGGGTGTTGGGCACCTTGCTGGCACTGAATCTGAATACGGTGTTGTCGGTCCTCGGGGTTCAGCTGCTGATGGTCGGCGGCTCCCTGCCGGTGGTCGTCAAACCGGTACAAATTGTGATTGTTGTTGTTGGCGCCATTGTTCTGAGTCTGCTGGCAACTGTGTTCCCT